In the Candidatus Aegiribacteria sp. genome, TTTCGACGCGGCTGCGCTTGGTGTATATGTACATGGACTGGCTGCTGATATAGCAACAGAATATTCTTCCCGGAGAAGCCTTGTCCCATCGGATTTGGCTTCCTTCCCGGGAAACGCTTTTCGTGTAATTGAAAAAGGCGGGAACAGTGATCTTCTGACTTCCGGAGGTAGATGGGACAGTGAATATGATAAATAGAGAAAAGGCCCTTGAGTTGCTTGAACAGAACCTCAGCAACAGGAATCTGATTCGGCACTGCCTGGCTGCAGAAGCGGTTATGCGCACACTCGCGGAAGACAGGGGGGAGGATACAGAATTATGGGGCATTACCGGGCTGCTGCATGACCTCGATTATGAACTGACGGAGAATGATCACGCTCAACACGCGCTGGTCACCGCAGGGATGCTTGAAGGGCAGCTGCCCGAAGAAGCAATACAGGCTATTAAATCACATAATTACGACAATAACGGTGTCGAGAGGTCTTCGGATTTCGATTATCTTCTCGCTGCAGGAGAGTCAATAACCGGCCTGATAGTGGCCGTTGCCCTTGTGTACCCCGATAAAAAGATCCAACCGGTAAAACTCAAATCCGTTCTCAAAAGAATGAACATGACTGCCTTTGCCAGGTCAGTTCCCAGAGAAACTATCAGAGATTGTTCAAAGGCAGGATACGAACTGGACGAGTTTGTCCGCCTTTCCCTTGAAGCGATGAAGGAGATAGCTTCGGATATAGGTCTTTAGAAGAGTTCCCGCCCCTTCCGGAATGCCTCAAGGTTTACTTCAAGTGCCTTCGGGGGTACTCTTGTTGCTGCATGCCTGAATCAAAGACCCGATCTGTATGGGGCAGCTCTACCGTCGATGGGAGTTATTTCATTCTTCAATTTCGGGATAAAGCTTTTTCACGCACTCCGGGCACAGGCCGTGACTGAAATGAACTTCCGAATGCTCGGAAAAGTACGACTCGATCTGTTTCCAGTAACCATGGTCGTCTCTGATCTTCTTGCAGGAAGCACAGATCGGAAGAAGTCCGCTCAAGGTCTTCACCTCATTCAATGCCTGTTTCAGTTCCCTGTTGGCCCCGGCAAGCTCCCTGTTCTTCTTTCTGGTTATCTCTGCTTCTTTCAGTCTGCTTTCAACGTTATATCTGATTTCCAATTCCATTATTCTTTTTTTACTGTTCTCATTGAATATTTCTTTTTCCAGGATTCTGAACTGTCTGAAATAGTCAAGAGCTTTTTCCAGGTCGGAC is a window encoding:
- a CDS encoding HDIG domain-containing protein, whose protein sequence is MINREKALELLEQNLSNRNLIRHCLAAEAVMRTLAEDRGEDTELWGITGLLHDLDYELTENDHAQHALVTAGMLEGQLPEEAIQAIKSHNYDNNGVERSSDFDYLLAAGESITGLIVAVALVYPDKKIQPVKLKSVLKRMNMTAFARSVPRETIRDCSKAGYELDEFVRLSLEAMKEIASDIGL